From a region of the Neobacillus niacini genome:
- the coxB gene encoding cytochrome c oxidase subunit II: MKRLAKWRLISIFAILSLILSGCGEPFLSTLRPAGEVADMQYDLMKLSTLIMVGVILVVAVIFILVLVKFRRKDDRIPKQVEGSHKLEIIWTVIPILLLLLLAVPTVSATFKLADVSPMDKKDSDALVINVRSNLYWWEFEYPGQEIVTSQDLVVPTDEKVYFNLISSDVKHSFWVPAVGGKLDTNTENVNKFWLEFDSAKAKEAGDLFYGKCAELCGPSHALMDFKVKTMNRDDFDNWVADMKDVKEPAKAETALAQDGQEIFNKNCISCHAVTPANAAPPEARLAPNLSNFGDRSRIAGVLDHNEEELKNWIRTPEKYKPGNLMTDKYPQLSEDELDALTAYLMGLKVQE; the protein is encoded by the coding sequence ATGAAAAGGCTTGCAAAATGGCGTTTAATCTCGATATTTGCGATTCTTTCGCTTATCCTTTCAGGATGTGGCGAACCGTTCCTATCGACATTAAGGCCTGCTGGTGAAGTTGCAGACATGCAATATGATCTGATGAAACTTAGTACATTGATTATGGTAGGGGTTATTTTAGTTGTAGCAGTAATCTTTATTCTTGTCTTGGTTAAATTTAGACGAAAAGATGATAGGATACCAAAACAGGTAGAAGGAAGTCACAAACTAGAAATTATTTGGACTGTTATACCTATTTTATTACTATTGCTTTTAGCAGTTCCAACGGTTTCTGCTACATTTAAATTAGCAGATGTATCACCAATGGATAAGAAAGATTCTGATGCACTTGTTATCAATGTACGTTCCAATTTATATTGGTGGGAATTTGAATATCCTGGTCAAGAAATTGTGACCAGTCAAGATTTGGTCGTTCCAACTGATGAGAAGGTATATTTTAATTTGATTTCTTCTGATGTTAAACACTCTTTCTGGGTTCCAGCGGTAGGCGGAAAGCTTGATACCAATACCGAGAATGTGAATAAATTTTGGTTAGAGTTTGATAGTGCTAAGGCTAAAGAAGCGGGAGATTTATTCTACGGTAAGTGTGCTGAGCTTTGTGGACCATCACATGCTTTAATGGACTTTAAAGTTAAAACGATGAACCGCGATGACTTTGATAACTGGGTAGCTGATATGAAGGATGTAAAAGAACCTGCTAAAGCTGAAACCGCACTTGCTCAAGATGGTCAAGAAATTTTCAATAAAAACTGTATCAGCTGTCATGCAGTTACACCAGCAAATGCAGCACCTCCAGAAGCAAGGTTAGCTCCGAACTTATCAAACTTTGGTGATCGCTCTCGTATTGCGGGTGTATTAGACCATAATGAGGAAGAATTAAAGAATTGGATACGAACTCCAGAAAAATACAAGCCAGGAAATTTAATGACGGATAAATATCCACAATTAAGTGAAGATGAGCTTGATGCTTTAACAGCATATTTAATGGGATTAAAAGTCCAGGAATAA
- the cyoE gene encoding heme o synthase, with protein MPNSKAFGEATIDNGSTGLNSHLVKTTMWKDFMALIKIGIVNSNLITTFTGIWLALHFSGQSFLSNLDIVLFTVIGSSLIIAGSCSINNYIDRDIDPLMERTKSRPTVTGKIVPSKVLGLGIILITIGTIFLLFTTVTATVIGLLGVFSYVVLYSMWSKRQLVSNTIIGSISGAVPPLIGWAAVDGNLDIIAWSLFIIMFIWQPPHFYALAMRRVEEYRAAGIPMLPVVKGFKTTKKHILVWVAALLPTPLLLTSLGIPFLILATVLNIGWLVLGIYGYKIKDDIKWAKLMFVYSLQYLTIIFVAMVIVTLV; from the coding sequence ATGCCAAATTCAAAGGCATTCGGTGAAGCGACGATTGATAATGGCTCTACAGGCCTAAATTCACATTTGGTAAAGACCACAATGTGGAAAGATTTTATGGCACTTATAAAGATTGGAATTGTAAATTCAAATCTTATTACTACTTTTACTGGTATTTGGCTTGCGCTGCATTTTAGCGGGCAAAGTTTCCTAAGCAACTTAGATATAGTCTTATTTACCGTAATTGGTTCCTCCTTAATAATTGCGGGCTCATGCAGCATTAATAATTACATTGATCGTGATATAGACCCGTTAATGGAAAGAACAAAATCAAGACCAACGGTTACTGGGAAAATAGTTCCGTCAAAGGTACTTGGATTAGGTATTATCTTAATTACTATCGGTACAATTTTTTTATTGTTTACTACTGTAACTGCAACAGTGATTGGGCTGCTTGGGGTTTTTAGTTATGTTGTCCTCTACTCTATGTGGTCTAAGCGACAGCTGGTATCTAATACTATCATAGGTAGTATATCTGGAGCTGTACCGCCATTAATTGGCTGGGCTGCAGTAGATGGAAATCTTGATATTATTGCATGGTCATTGTTTATTATTATGTTTATTTGGCAGCCTCCCCATTTTTATGCTCTTGCTATGAGAAGGGTAGAGGAATATCGCGCTGCTGGCATTCCAATGCTTCCAGTGGTGAAGGGGTTTAAAACGACTAAGAAACACATCCTAGTATGGGTAGCAGCATTACTGCCAACACCCTTATTACTTACTTCATTAGGAATCCCATTTCTAATTTTGGCAACTGTATTAAATATCGGTTGGCTTGTATTAGGGATTTATGGATATAAGATCAAAGATGATATTAAGTGGGCAAAATTAATGTTTGTGTACTCATTGCAATATCTAACCATTATTTTTGTCGCAATGGTCATTGTAACGTTAGTTTAG
- a CDS encoding COX15/CtaA family protein: MQRSLKWLAVATTIGMILVLLGGALVTKTESGMGCGRSWPLCNGEFVPTDITPELVIELAHRLVSGSVGFLVLALSIWSWKVIGHIRETKFLSFLSFFFLLLQGLIGAAAVIWEQSDFILALHFGISLISFAAVFLLTLLIFEIDKKFEADKLIIDKRMGFHIISISIYSYFVIYTGALVRHTQSSLVCRDWPLCINDSPALPSNLYEWVQMGHRAAAAGIFIWIAYVTYLAIKKYRQQKVIYWGWVSAFTLVSLQVLSGAVIIFSRLNLYIALLHALFITCLFGVLSYFLLLLSRSRKNQ, encoded by the coding sequence TTGCAACGGTCTTTAAAGTGGTTAGCTGTAGCAACTACTATTGGAATGATATTGGTTCTACTCGGGGGAGCCCTAGTAACAAAAACAGAGTCCGGTATGGGGTGCGGGAGATCTTGGCCTTTATGTAACGGTGAGTTCGTGCCAACGGATATAACTCCCGAGTTAGTAATCGAACTTGCTCACAGACTGGTGTCTGGCTCAGTTGGTTTTTTGGTATTGGCTTTATCTATTTGGTCTTGGAAAGTAATTGGGCACATCAGGGAAACGAAATTCCTATCTTTTCTTTCGTTTTTCTTTTTATTGTTACAAGGATTGATCGGAGCAGCAGCGGTAATTTGGGAACAGTCTGATTTTATCCTCGCCCTGCACTTTGGTATCTCACTCATTTCCTTTGCAGCTGTATTTTTACTTACTTTATTAATCTTTGAAATTGATAAAAAGTTTGAGGCTGATAAACTCATTATCGATAAAAGAATGGGCTTCCATATTATCTCTATTTCCATTTATAGTTATTTTGTCATTTATACAGGTGCATTAGTACGTCATACACAATCGAGCTTGGTATGCCGTGATTGGCCATTATGTATCAACGACAGTCCAGCCCTCCCAAGTAATCTTTATGAGTGGGTACAGATGGGACATCGCGCCGCAGCAGCTGGCATTTTCATTTGGATCGCATATGTAACTTACTTAGCAATTAAAAAGTATCGCCAGCAAAAAGTTATCTATTGGGGTTGGGTCAGTGCATTTACACTAGTATCCCTTCAGGTTTTATCGGGAGCTGTTATTATTTTTTCCCGGTTAAATCTTTACATCGCATTGTTGCATGCTCTATTTATTACCTGTTTATTCGGTGTGCTAAGCTATTTTCTCTTATTACTCTCACGATCACGTAAGAATCAATAG
- the pyc gene encoding pyruvate carboxylase, with protein sequence MTRQINKVLVANRGEIAIRVFRACTELNIQTVAIYSREDTGAYHRYKADEAYLVGEGKKPIDAYLDIDGIIEIAKSSGANAIHPGYGFLSENIHFARRCEEEGIIFIGPTSTHLDMFGDKVKARKQAELANIPVIPGSDGPVETIQEVVDFTDNHGFPIIIKAALGGGGRGMRIVRNREEMQEAFDRARSEAKAAFGSDEVYLEKLIEKPKHIEVQIFGDKNGNIVHLYDRDCSVQRRHQKVVEVAPSVSISNLLREKICAAAVKLMRNVAYLNAGTVEFLVSGEDFYFIEVNPRIQVEHTVTEMVTGIDIVHTQILVAEGQELHSPIVGIPPQEEIRINGFAIQSRVTTEDPLNNFMPDTGKIMAYRSGGGFGVRLDAGNGYQGAVITPYYDSLLVKLSTWALTFEQAASKMVRNLREFRIRGIKTNIPFLENVVRHEKFRRGEYDTSFIDSTPELFVFPASKDRGTKMLTYIGNVTVNGFPGIEKKKRPVFSKPRIPKLKYDFPYQNGTKQILDQNGAEGLVHWLKEQKNVLLTDTTFRDAHQSLLATRVRSTDILHIAEPTAKLLPNLFSFEMWGGATFDVAYRFLKEDPWERLQMLREKIPNVLFQMLIRGSNAVGYKNYPDNLIREFVRKSAEEGIDVFRVFDSLNWVPGMEIAIEAVRDSGKLAEAAICYTGDILDETREKYNLNYYKTLAKELENQGAHILGIKDMAGLLKPEAAYRLISELKETIDIPIHLHTHDTSGNGIYTYARAIDGGVDIVDTALSTMAGLTSQPSANSLYYALEGKDRKPDVNIEALEQLSNYWEDVRKYYHDFESGMVAPHSEVYQHEMPGGQYSNLQQQAKGVGLGEQWDEVKKMYTRVNHMFGDIVKVTPSSKVVGDMALFMVQNNLSEDDVLTKGDSIDFPDSVVELFQGYLGQPHQGFPERLQNVILKGKKPLEVRPGELLPEINFSDLKDELGKEIGRNISDIDLISYALYPKVYKEYLNTVELYGNLSFLDTPTFLYGLRLGEEIEVEIETGKTLIVKLVSIGQPQADGTRVVYFELNGQPREVNIKDESIKAAVLTRVKADPKNETHISATMPGTVVKVLVEKGERVERGDHLLITEAMKMETTVQAPYSGVVKEIYIKNEDAIQTGDLLLELEK encoded by the coding sequence TTGACTAGACAAATCAACAAAGTATTAGTTGCAAACAGAGGAGAAATTGCCATTCGTGTTTTTCGGGCATGTACCGAATTAAATATCCAAACCGTAGCAATTTATTCCAGGGAAGACACAGGTGCGTATCACCGTTATAAAGCGGATGAAGCATATCTAGTTGGTGAAGGAAAGAAACCGATTGATGCTTACTTAGACATTGATGGAATCATTGAAATTGCAAAATCCAGCGGTGCAAACGCCATCCATCCAGGATATGGCTTTTTATCTGAAAACATTCATTTTGCCAGACGTTGTGAAGAAGAAGGAATCATTTTTATCGGTCCAACCTCCACTCATCTCGATATGTTCGGTGATAAGGTTAAGGCAAGAAAACAAGCAGAATTAGCAAATATACCGGTAATACCAGGCAGCGATGGTCCTGTAGAAACAATACAGGAAGTTGTGGATTTTACTGATAATCATGGTTTTCCGATTATTATAAAAGCAGCCCTTGGCGGGGGCGGACGAGGAATGCGTATTGTCAGAAATCGAGAGGAAATGCAAGAAGCATTTGACCGCGCTAGATCGGAAGCAAAAGCAGCATTTGGCAGTGACGAGGTATATCTGGAAAAATTAATCGAAAAACCAAAACATATAGAGGTTCAAATATTTGGAGATAAAAATGGTAACATCGTCCATTTGTATGACCGTGATTGTTCTGTACAGCGACGTCATCAAAAGGTAGTGGAAGTTGCACCAAGTGTATCAATTTCAAACTTATTACGAGAGAAGATTTGTGCTGCCGCGGTAAAGTTAATGAGGAATGTAGCTTACTTAAATGCAGGGACAGTTGAATTTCTTGTTTCGGGTGAGGACTTTTATTTCATCGAAGTAAATCCAAGGATTCAGGTTGAACACACTGTAACTGAAATGGTTACAGGGATTGATATTGTACATACGCAAATCTTAGTTGCTGAAGGTCAGGAGTTACACAGCCCAATCGTCGGAATTCCTCCACAGGAAGAGATTCGTATTAACGGTTTTGCCATTCAGTCGCGTGTTACAACAGAAGATCCACTAAATAACTTTATGCCTGATACCGGGAAAATAATGGCTTATCGTTCTGGAGGAGGCTTCGGTGTTCGATTGGATGCAGGGAATGGATACCAAGGTGCAGTCATCACACCCTATTATGATTCATTGCTTGTGAAGCTTTCTACATGGGCATTAACCTTTGAACAAGCGGCATCAAAAATGGTAAGGAACCTTAGGGAGTTTAGAATTCGTGGAATCAAAACCAACATTCCTTTTCTAGAGAATGTAGTTAGACATGAAAAGTTTAGAAGAGGGGAATATGATACATCATTTATTGATTCAACTCCAGAATTATTCGTATTTCCGGCTAGTAAAGACCGTGGAACTAAAATGTTAACGTATATTGGAAACGTGACTGTGAACGGGTTTCCAGGAATTGAAAAAAAGAAAAGGCCCGTTTTTTCTAAGCCGCGTATTCCTAAATTGAAATACGATTTTCCTTACCAGAATGGAACGAAACAAATACTGGACCAAAATGGCGCTGAAGGTCTTGTTCATTGGCTAAAGGAACAAAAAAATGTACTATTAACGGATACTACCTTCCGAGATGCACATCAGTCGTTATTAGCAACCAGGGTAAGATCAACAGACATTTTGCATATAGCTGAACCTACTGCAAAGTTATTACCTAATCTTTTTTCCTTTGAAATGTGGGGAGGAGCTACATTTGACGTAGCCTATCGGTTCTTAAAAGAAGATCCATGGGAAAGATTACAGATGCTTCGTGAAAAAATTCCGAATGTTCTGTTTCAAATGTTAATCCGTGGTTCCAATGCCGTGGGATATAAAAATTATCCTGACAATCTTATCCGTGAATTTGTAAGAAAGTCTGCGGAGGAGGGTATTGATGTTTTCAGGGTTTTTGACAGTTTAAACTGGGTGCCGGGAATGGAAATTGCGATTGAAGCTGTTCGGGATAGTGGAAAGCTCGCAGAAGCTGCAATTTGTTATACTGGTGATATTCTGGACGAAACAAGAGAGAAATATAATTTGAACTATTATAAAACACTTGCAAAAGAACTTGAGAACCAAGGGGCACATATTTTAGGGATTAAGGATATGGCTGGTTTGCTTAAACCTGAAGCAGCCTATCGACTAATTTCTGAATTAAAAGAAACGATAGATATTCCGATTCATCTTCATACCCATGATACAAGCGGGAATGGTATCTACACATATGCACGCGCCATTGACGGCGGAGTAGATATCGTCGATACAGCATTAAGTACGATGGCAGGGCTAACTTCTCAGCCAAGTGCAAATTCGCTTTATTATGCATTAGAAGGTAAGGATAGGAAACCTGATGTTAATATTGAGGCCCTGGAACAGCTTTCAAATTATTGGGAGGATGTCCGAAAATATTATCACGATTTTGAAAGTGGAATGGTTGCACCACATTCTGAGGTGTACCAGCATGAGATGCCAGGTGGACAATACAGTAATCTTCAGCAGCAAGCCAAGGGTGTTGGGCTCGGTGAGCAGTGGGATGAAGTTAAGAAAATGTATACTAGAGTCAATCACATGTTTGGGGATATTGTAAAGGTTACTCCGTCGTCTAAGGTTGTCGGCGATATGGCACTCTTCATGGTTCAAAATAATCTATCTGAAGATGATGTCCTTACTAAAGGAGACTCGATTGATTTTCCAGATTCGGTAGTTGAATTGTTTCAAGGATATCTCGGTCAGCCGCACCAAGGATTCCCAGAAAGACTTCAGAACGTCATTTTAAAGGGAAAAAAACCTTTGGAGGTTCGTCCAGGTGAATTACTTCCAGAAATTAATTTTTCAGACTTAAAGGATGAGTTAGGGAAAGAGATAGGGCGAAATATCTCTGATATTGATTTGATTTCCTATGCACTGTATCCAAAGGTTTATAAAGAGTATTTAAATACGGTTGAGCTATATGGAAATTTATCCTTTCTAGATACCCCTACTTTCCTTTATGGTCTAAGACTTGGTGAAGAAATTGAAGTAGAAATTGAAACAGGTAAAACACTTATCGTTAAACTTGTTTCAATTGGTCAGCCACAGGCGGATGGTACACGAGTGGTGTATTTTGAACTTAATGGTCAGCCGCGTGAGGTTAATATTAAGGATGAAAGTATTAAAGCTGCGGTATTAACTAGAGTAAAAGCAGATCCTAAAAATGAAACACATATTTCCGCTACCATGCCTGGTACGGTTGTAAAGGTATTAGTGGAAAAAGGGGAAAGAGTAGAACGAGGGGATCATCTCTTGATTACCGAAGCTATGAAAATGGAAACAACAGTCCAAGCACCATATTCGGGAGTAGTTAAGGAAATTTATATAAAAAATGAAGATGCTATTCAAACTGGGGATTTATTGCTCGAACTAGAAAAATGA
- a CDS encoding FtsW/RodA/SpoVE family cell cycle protein has translation MFKKILKSYDYSLIIAIVLLSLFGLVMVYSASMASAVQRYGVESDYFYQKQKLYLIVSALIFIFIALFPYKIMKSTKFLLPMVGFSIIGLLGLFVFGQVRGNAQSWYDFGFISIQPAEFVKISIIIYLSAVYAKKQAYINKFNHGVLPPLAYLVIVLGLIAFQPDFGTALIIGLIAGTIIISSGMNIKTITKLVMLGMILLSPVILVLQDEIFSEKRLERFEVLNNPFKDELNSGFHLANSYIAIGSGGVNGLGLGKSVQKLGYLPESHTDFIMAVIAEELGVWGVSFVILTLGYIVLRGIYLGLRCKDPFGSLLAIGISSMIGIQSFINLAGVSGVMPLTGVPLPFVSYGGSSLLQLAIAAGILVNVSMFVKYENKYKQKHPEKTSTHQEGNVYQFRT, from the coding sequence ATGTTTAAAAAAATATTGAAATCCTATGATTATTCATTAATCATCGCGATCGTTCTTTTGTCTTTATTCGGATTAGTGATGGTTTATAGCGCCAGTATGGCATCGGCAGTTCAACGATATGGTGTAGAAAGTGATTATTTTTATCAAAAACAAAAGCTTTATCTAATTGTATCTGCACTGATTTTTATATTTATTGCCTTATTTCCTTATAAAATTATGAAAAGTACCAAATTTTTACTCCCGATGGTAGGGTTCTCTATCATAGGTCTTTTAGGTCTATTTGTATTTGGACAAGTTAGAGGAAATGCTCAAAGTTGGTATGATTTTGGCTTTATTAGTATTCAGCCGGCTGAATTTGTAAAAATATCTATTATCATTTATTTGTCAGCCGTTTATGCGAAGAAGCAGGCTTACATTAATAAATTTAATCACGGTGTACTGCCGCCATTAGCCTATCTGGTGATTGTCCTTGGATTAATTGCCTTTCAACCAGACTTTGGTACAGCACTTATTATTGGACTGATTGCAGGTACTATTATTATCTCATCAGGGATGAATATCAAAACGATTACCAAATTAGTCATGCTCGGAATGATTCTCCTATCTCCTGTTATTTTAGTACTCCAGGACGAAATATTTTCCGAGAAACGTTTGGAGCGTTTTGAAGTTTTAAATAATCCGTTCAAGGACGAACTTAATTCCGGGTTCCATCTAGCAAACTCGTATATTGCGATTGGCTCAGGCGGTGTTAATGGGTTAGGTTTAGGAAAGAGTGTCCAGAAGTTAGGGTATTTACCAGAATCACATACAGATTTTATTATGGCAGTTATTGCAGAAGAATTAGGAGTTTGGGGAGTCAGCTTCGTTATTCTAACTTTAGGATATATTGTTTTACGTGGAATCTACTTGGGATTAAGATGTAAGGATCCATTTGGCAGTTTATTAGCGATTGGAATATCGAGTATGATTGGAATTCAGTCATTTATCAATCTAGCAGGGGTTTCTGGGGTTATGCCTCTTACAGGTGTCCCATTACCATTTGTAAGCTATGGCGGTTCATCACTCTTACAATTAGCAATAGCTGCAGGTATTTTAGTCAATGTTTCTATGTTTGTTAAATATGAAAATAAATATAAACAAAAGCACCCAGAAAAAACAAGTACCCACCAAGAGGGAAATGTATATCAATTTCGAACATAG
- a CDS encoding YlaN family protein, with amino-acid sequence MASEMIVNHQEKAYALLQADAEKILKLIKVQMENLTMPQCPLYEEVLDTQMFGLSREIEFAVRLGLIEVKDGKAILDKLERELSALHEASIRK; translated from the coding sequence TTGGCGTCTGAAATGATTGTGAATCATCAGGAAAAAGCCTATGCCTTGTTACAGGCAGACGCTGAAAAAATATTAAAGCTTATTAAAGTGCAAATGGAAAATCTCACGATGCCTCAATGCCCGCTTTATGAAGAGGTATTGGATACGCAAATGTTTGGTTTATCTAGAGAAATAGAATTTGCGGTTAGATTAGGCTTAATTGAAGTCAAGGATGGTAAAGCGATACTAGATAAATTAGAAAGAGAATTATCTGCGCTTCATGAAGCATCCATTAGAAAATAG
- a CDS encoding peptidyl-prolyl cis-trans isomerase has product MENILILSGKVKYTITLDPTVWIFDDRKVDLTTYFSTPSNPSNDLEEYTKSVSKHWDREIIEGAVYPPTLKTEKKYEKEKVLTGSFGIRFQPFLDNAEPKDNATTLIIKTTTSEHEISLDRAKELILGFSEVGKPLSKDGPVHVYFGDGSNQQHPIKNVREFIIK; this is encoded by the coding sequence ATGGAAAACATACTTATACTGTCTGGCAAGGTAAAATATACTATAACACTCGATCCCACAGTTTGGATTTTTGATGATCGAAAGGTTGATTTGACTACATACTTCTCAACCCCTTCAAATCCCTCTAACGACCTTGAGGAATATACTAAATCAGTTTCTAAACATTGGGACCGTGAAATCATAGAAGGTGCTGTCTACCCGCCAACCTTAAAAACTGAGAAGAAATATGAGAAAGAAAAAGTATTAACTGGAAGTTTTGGCATCCGATTTCAACCTTTTTTAGATAATGCGGAACCAAAAGATAATGCTACTACCTTAATCATAAAAACAACAACTTCAGAACATGAGATATCTCTTGATCGTGCAAAAGAGCTTATTCTTGGTTTTTCAGAAGTTGGAAAGCCCCTTTCAAAAGATGGACCTGTCCATGTTTACTTCGGAGATGGTTCTAACCAACAACATCCAATAAAAAATGTTAGAGAATTTATCATTAAATAA